The Geoalkalibacter sp. nucleotide sequence GGGCTCCATGGCCTCGACCACCAGTTGCAGCTCACCGCGCGGTTCGTAGAGGCTCACCCGGCCGGAGCAGATCACCTGCAGGCCATCCGCCGGGGTGAAGGGCAGCAGCCGGTTCTGGACGCGAAACATGACGGCGCGTACCTGGGCGCGCTCATCCTTGAGGGAAAAATAGAAATGCCCCGAGGCGGGACGGGAGAAATTGGAGATTTCACCCTCGACCAGCACCTGGACGAAATTGTCCTCCACCGTCTCCTTGAGCAGAGCGGCGAGGCGTGAAACACTGAGGATCGGCAGCGGCTGCTTCATCATGGCTGGACAATTGACAGAGGCGGCGGCTTGCCGCAATATAGGCAGGCGCATCCCACCCAAGGAGAACGTCCCATGGCGGGACCCTACGTCGTAACCATTTCCAGCGAAAAGGGCGGAGTCGGCAAGACCACCCTCGCCACCAACCTGGCCATTTACCTCAAGGCCCTGGTCGAGGAGCTGCCCGTCACCCTGCTGAGCTTCGACAACCACTTTTCCGTCGACCGCATGTTCCGCATCGGTCGCGCCGCCAACCCCGCCGCCGGCACGGTGTGCGAGCTGCTCGCCGGCACGCCGCCGGAAGATCTGGCGGAACTCGGTCAATACGGCGTACAGTTCATCCCGAGCTGGCGCGAGGTCGAGGCGTTGCGCCGCCAGACCCGCACCGTCGCCGATCTCGGTCTGGTCCTGGCCAAGTCTCGTCTGCCCGGAGTGCTGATCATCGACACCCGCCCGGATCTCGACATCCTCACACGCAACGCCCTGTTCGCCGCCGACCGGGTGATCGTACCGGTCAAGGATGCGCCCTCCCTGGAAAACTGTCGCCACCTGCACGAATTTTTCGACCGTTGCGGCTTGCCGCGCCGCGCCCTGCGCCTGCTGCCCTGCCTGATCGACTCGCGCATCCGCTTCGACGGCCCCTTCAAGAACATCAGCGAACTGCTGCGCGCCTACGCCATCAACCGCGGCTACCGGTGCTTCGACGGCTACATTTCCAAAAGCCCCAAGGTCGAATCCCTCAACACCAACCCCGAAGGCAAAATCTATCCCGTTCTCACCTACGGGCGCAACACCGAGGTGCACAGCCAGTTCACCCAACTCGCCCGCCAGGTCTATCAGGATCTGCGAAACACCCCGGTTCTGCGCGCCGCGGAAATCGCCCAACGCCTGGCTCAGCAAGAAGCCGAAACCGCCCCCCAGCCCGCCGTCGACGGCGCCGCGTCCTGAGAGCGCCTCAGCCGCGCCGCAACAACCGAGACACCCGCACCACCTCGACCCCGGCCCGCGCGAAGGACGCCTTTTCCAACCGCAGAGCCTCGAGGGTCTGGGGATAGGGATGGCAGATGGCGACGGCGCTGCCGTTTTTTTGCGCCAGACGAATCAGTCGCTGCAACTCGTGGCGAATCTTGCCCACGTCCTGTTCGTTGTCGAGGAACAGATCGCGCACCGCGCGCGGCACGCCGAACTGCTCGGCGGTGGCGGCGGCCACCGAGGAGCCGCTGGTCAGGCTGTCGACGAAAAACAGTCCGCGCTCCGCCAACTCTTCCATCACCACCTGCATGCCGTCGCGATTGCGCGTGAAGCGCGAACCCATGTGGTTGTTGCCGCCCACGGCATGGGGAACCTGCGCGAGGTGCGACTGGAGGCGCCGGCGGATCTCGTCCTCGGCGAGATCATCCATCAGGGCGTTGGCGCCGGGGTTCTTGCGCGGAAAATCCACCGGCTCCATGGGAATGTGGACGATGACCTCGCGCCCGGCGCGATGGGCCAGCTCGGCGGTGCGCGCGCTGTGCGCCAGATTCGGCAGGACGGCGAAGGTCAGATCCAGATCCAGGCCGAGCAGGGTGCGGGCCGCCTGCAGGTCCTGGCCGAGATCATCGACGATGATGGCGACCCGAAAGGTGCCGGGCGGCGCTGCGATCAGCGGCTCCGGAGAGGCGGGCGGCACGGGGGCCGCGGGCGCCGGCGGTTCCGGGGCATCCTCGGGCGCGGGTTGGGGCGCGGCGGGCGGCTCCTCGACGGGCGCCGGCGGCATGGCGATGATCGGCTGCGGCCTCTGCGCGGGCGGCGGCTTGACCGGCTCGCTCACCGGAGCCTTGGCCATCGGCGGGACCGGCGTCAGCGACTGGCGCAGCATCTGCAACAGGCTCAGGCTGCCGACCAGAAACACCAGCAGAAACAAGGCCGCCAGCCAGACCTTGAGCTCCCGCGCCGTGGGCGGAGTTTTTTTGGCGGGCCGCCGGCCCTTGCGACTGCGTTTCTTTTTTGCCATGCATCCACGCAAACAAAAAGGGGGGATATGGTGATCCCCCCTCGGTGAGTCGATTGAAGAATCTCAGGCGGCCTTGGGGTCGAGCTTCTTGAGCAACTGCCAGCCCTTGAGCAGATCGAGGGCGCGCATCAGCTGATAGTCCTTGCGCAGCTGTTCGTCGAGCTGAAATTGGGGTTCGCCCTCCGTGGGCGCCGCGCCGTCCATGTGCTGTTCGAGATCTTTTTCGCGAAGGTGGTTTTCCTCGGCGGCCTCGCTGACCTCCATGGGATGCACCAGGATGTCGGGCGTGATGCCGCGGGCCTGGATGGAAGTGCCGTTGGGCGTAAAGTAGCGGGCCGTGGTCAGGCGCAACCCCGACTGATCGCCGAGGGGGATGATGGTCTGCACCGAACCCTTGCCGAAGCTCTGAGTGCCCATGACCACGGCGCGCCGATGATCCTGCAGGGCGCCGGCGACGATTTCCGAGGCGCTGGCGCTGCCCCCGTTGATCAGCACGACCATGGGATAATCGGGCTCGGAGCCGCTCTTGCGGGCGCTGAAGCGCAACTGGCTGGCGGGCTCCCGCCCTTCGGTGTAGACGATCAGGCCTTCGCGCAGGAAGGCGTCGGCCACCTCCACCGCCTGATCGAGCAGCCCACCGGGATTGTTGCGCAGGTCAAGCACCAAGCCCTGGAGGACTCCCTGGTTTTCCTTGCGCAACTGCGCGAGGGCCTTGTGCAGATCATCCGCCGTGCGCTCCTGAAACTGGGTGATGCGCAGATAGCCGAAGCCGTCCTCCAGGGTCTGGGAGCGGATGCTGCGCACCTTGATGATCTCGCGCTTGAGGGTGAATTCCTGAGGTTTCTCGAAGAGATCGCGCATGATGGTGATGGTCACCGCGGTGCCCGGCTTGCCGCGCATGAGCTTGACCGCATCCATGATGCTCATGTCCTTGGTGAAGCGATCCTCGATCTTGAGAATCTGATCACCCGCCTTGAGACCGGCTCGATGCGCCGGGGTATCCTCGATGGGCGCGACGATGGTGAGGATGCCGTCGCGGATGCTGATCTCGATGCCCAGCCCGCCGAACTCGCCGCGCGTATCGATCTTCATTTCCTGATACATTTCGGGAGGCAGAAAGGAGCTGTGCGGATCGAGGGCCGCGAGCATGCCGTTGATGGCGCCCTGGATCAGATCCTTGAGGGGCACCTCTTCGACATAGCTCTTGCGCACCAGGGCCAGCACATCGGTGAAGAGATCGAGTTCCTGATATTCGGCGGGGCCGGCCTGGGCGACGGCCAGGCGATGAACCTTGTCCGTGGACACCAACCCGACCACCAGCAAAGCGACCAACAACAGAAAAATGACCGGCCTTCTACGTGGAGCCATGGGATCTCCTTCGGATGAGGAAAAAGGGCCGACGCCTCAGGGACGGCCAAGCCAGGCGCGCGGGTCCTGGGGCGCCCCGCCCCGCCGTACCTCGAAATAGATGCCGCGCACCCCGGGCAACCCGGCCTGGGCGATGGGTTCGCCTTGCTTGACGACGTCGCCGACGGCCTTGATCAGCCGGGCGCTGTGCGCGTACAGGGTATGGTAACCGTCACCATGGTCCAGAATCAACAGGTTGCCGTAGCCCTTGAACCAGTTGGCGAACACCACCCGGCCCTCCGCCACCGCCTTGACCGGTACGTCGCCGGTGACGCCGATTTCGATTCCTTGACTGTCGAAGGTGGTACCCAGTTCGGGGTGGGTCTGCGGACCATAACCGAGGATGACCGGCCCCTTGACCGGCCAGGGCAGGCGCCCTTTGAGACTGGAAAAAACACCGCCGCCAGTATACCCGCGGGATTTTTCCGATTCAAGTTTTTTGACCAGCTTGGCCAGCTCCGCCGCCTGCTCGCGCAGCTCGCGCACCTGCTTGTCGAGGCTCGTGGCCTCCTGCCTGGTGCGCGCCAGCAGACGGCTTTTGAGCTGGGTCGCCTCCTGCGCGACGGCGCGGCTCTCCTTGACGCCGGCCAGCACCGCACGCTGCTCGGCGCGCGAGGCTTCGAGCCGGGCGCGAGCGGCCTCGGCCTCGACCACCAGCTTGCGGAAATCGTTGAGCAGTTGCCGGTCGTGGGTCAGCACCCGCGCCATGTAGTCGTATTCTTCCGCCATATGGGCGGGTGAGCGGCTGGAAAAAAGAATGCTCATGGGGCCCGCCTCGCCCTCCTTGTACAGAGCTACGAGACGGCGATCGACCAGCTTGCGCATCTGCTCGACGCGATCCCGGGCGGCCTTGGCCTCGCGCTCGCGGTTGTGGATCTGTGTGCCCAACTCGCGGTCGCGACGCTCCAGCTCGCCGATCTGGCGATTGAGCTTGGCCAGATCGGCCTCCACCGCCTTGAGTTCCTTTTCCAGGGAGCGGGCGCTGGCCTGCTTGTCGGAGAGCGCGCGCGTGGCGGCCTCGATGCGCGCCTGCACCTCTTGCAGGGTCTTGCGGCTGTCCTCGAGGTTCTGGGCGCCGACCGTCGGGGGAAACAGCAGGCTCAGCAGCAAAAGGGTCCACGCGGCGATTCGCATCCTGAGGCCCCGGCTTCAGATCCGCACGAATTTGCGCAGGGCGCCGAGGCTGCCGAACACCCCGAGAAACAGGCCCAGGCCGATGAGCCCCGCCAGGTAGGCAGGCGGCAGGAACAGCACCTCCGAGCCGCCGGCGGTGAACAACAGCGTGCCCAAGCCCTCGCGCAGAAACAGCCGGTACACCAGATAGACTCCGCTCAGGGACAGCAGGCCGCCGCACAATCCCTGCAAAGCGCCCTCGATGATGAAGGGCGTCTTGATGAACAGGGGCGTCGCGCCGACCAGGGCCATGATTTCCAGTTCGTCCCGGCGGGCAAACAGGGTCAGGCGAATGGTGTTGGAGACGATGAACAGGGTGGCGAACAGCAGAAATCCGCCCAGCACCAGTCCCATCAGGCGCAGCAGGCCGAGAAAGGCCTCAAAGCGCAACAGCCAATCGTGGCCGTAGCGCAGATCGCCCAGGTCGCCGCGCGCCTTGAGGGCGGCCACCAGATTCTCGACTCCCTGGCGATTGCGAAAACCGGGCTCCAGGGAAATTTCCAGGGAGGCGGGCAGGATCTGCGGGTCAACGCCCTCGAGCAGTTCGGCATGCTGACCGAGGCGGCCGCGGAATCGTTCGAAGGCCTGTTCGCGGCTGACCACCTCGACGTCGGCGACCCCTTCGATCTTGCGGATGTCCTGCACCCGCTGGGCGAGCACCGCGGGCGCCGGCACCTGATCGAGATAGGCCACCACCTGCACTTCCTGGCTCCAGCGCGCGGTAA carries:
- a CDS encoding ParA family protein; this translates as MAGPYVVTISSEKGGVGKTTLATNLAIYLKALVEELPVTLLSFDNHFSVDRMFRIGRAANPAAGTVCELLAGTPPEDLAELGQYGVQFIPSWREVEALRRQTRTVADLGLVLAKSRLPGVLIIDTRPDLDILTRNALFAADRVIVPVKDAPSLENCRHLHEFFDRCGLPRRALRLLPCLIDSRIRFDGPFKNISELLRAYAINRGYRCFDGYISKSPKVESLNTNPEGKIYPVLTYGRNTEVHSQFTQLARQVYQDLRNTPVLRAAEIAQRLAQQEAETAPQPAVDGAAS
- a CDS encoding divergent polysaccharide deacetylase family protein, giving the protein MAKKKRSRKGRRPAKKTPPTARELKVWLAALFLLVFLVGSLSLLQMLRQSLTPVPPMAKAPVSEPVKPPPAQRPQPIIAMPPAPVEEPPAAPQPAPEDAPEPPAPAAPVPPASPEPLIAAPPGTFRVAIIVDDLGQDLQAARTLLGLDLDLTFAVLPNLAHSARTAELAHRAGREVIVHIPMEPVDFPRKNPGANALMDDLAEDEIRRRLQSHLAQVPHAVGGNNHMGSRFTRNRDGMQVVMEELAERGLFFVDSLTSGSSVAAATAEQFGVPRAVRDLFLDNEQDVGKIRHELQRLIRLAQKNGSAVAICHPYPQTLEALRLEKASFARAGVEVVRVSRLLRRG
- a CDS encoding S41 family peptidase, which encodes MAPRRRPVIFLLLVALLVVGLVSTDKVHRLAVAQAGPAEYQELDLFTDVLALVRKSYVEEVPLKDLIQGAINGMLAALDPHSSFLPPEMYQEMKIDTRGEFGGLGIEISIRDGILTIVAPIEDTPAHRAGLKAGDQILKIEDRFTKDMSIMDAVKLMRGKPGTAVTITIMRDLFEKPQEFTLKREIIKVRSIRSQTLEDGFGYLRITQFQERTADDLHKALAQLRKENQGVLQGLVLDLRNNPGGLLDQAVEVADAFLREGLIVYTEGREPASQLRFSARKSGSEPDYPMVVLINGGSASASEIVAGALQDHRRAVVMGTQSFGKGSVQTIIPLGDQSGLRLTTARYFTPNGTSIQARGITPDILVHPMEVSEAAEENHLREKDLEQHMDGAAPTEGEPQFQLDEQLRKDYQLMRALDLLKGWQLLKKLDPKAA
- a CDS encoding murein hydrolase activator EnvC family protein, encoding MRIAAWTLLLLSLLFPPTVGAQNLEDSRKTLQEVQARIEAATRALSDKQASARSLEKELKAVEADLAKLNRQIGELERRDRELGTQIHNREREAKAARDRVEQMRKLVDRRLVALYKEGEAGPMSILFSSRSPAHMAEEYDYMARVLTHDRQLLNDFRKLVVEAEAARARLEASRAEQRAVLAGVKESRAVAQEATQLKSRLLARTRQEATSLDKQVRELREQAAELAKLVKKLESEKSRGYTGGGVFSSLKGRLPWPVKGPVILGYGPQTHPELGTTFDSQGIEIGVTGDVPVKAVAEGRVVFANWFKGYGNLLILDHGDGYHTLYAHSARLIKAVGDVVKQGEPIAQAGLPGVRGIYFEVRRGGAPQDPRAWLGRP
- the ftsX gene encoding permease-like cell division protein FtsX, with the protein product MFDILPYFFRRALRNMAQSPFLCGAAVATVTVSLTIVAFFVIIVFNVEKITARWSQEVQVVAYLDQVPAPAVLAQRVQDIRKIEGVADVEVVSREQAFERFRGRLGQHAELLEGVDPQILPASLEISLEPGFRNRQGVENLVAALKARGDLGDLRYGHDWLLRFEAFLGLLRLMGLVLGGFLLFATLFIVSNTIRLTLFARRDELEIMALVGATPLFIKTPFIIEGALQGLCGGLLSLSGVYLVYRLFLREGLGTLLFTAGGSEVLFLPPAYLAGLIGLGLFLGVFGSLGALRKFVRI